The sequence GATTTGTATGCGAATGGGAGTGGGTaagggtatccgggaggatgctgttaatgtgagccatgactagcctttcaaagcacttcacggTGAGTaatttaggcagattaccttcgactatggttgtctgcttgaaacatgtcagtattacagactcggtcagggagaggttgaaaatgtcagtgaagacacttgccagttggtccgtgcatgctccgagtacacgtcctggtaatccgtctggccctgtggctttgtgaatgttgacctgtttaaaggtcttgctcacattgactaccgagagcgttatcgcacaatcatccagaacagctggtgctctcatgcatgcttcagtgttgtgtgttaatgtgtcagtgtgtgcaccTTGGCGCTGAACTGGTTGATCTCCCCGTTCTCATGACCAGCAATAACAAACTCTCCCAGAGGCCCCCACACAGCACTGGTGATCTTAGACTCAGCGCAGGGCACCGTCAGGTATGGCTGGTTGTCCTCTACAGCGAGCGAGAgacgaggacagagagagacatggacagagcgagagagagaggtagggagatagTGGGAAAGATAGCAAGAAACATCCTCAGACAACTGATGGCTGTGAAACCAGATATATACATTCAGATCTAAAGGACACCCCAGAAAGCCTATCAGAAGGCAAGGGAAAGTTATCACAATGTTGCGTTCAGCTTCACCTGCAAACAGCAGTTTCTATCCTGTTTTAATACTAATCTGAAGTGTACACTACTTACCGATCTGCTGGGGGTCCCGTAGGTCGAAGTAGTTGAGGAAACACTGGTAGCCCATCTGCTTGTCTGTAGAGAACATGATGATGTTGCCACTGAAGTCAAAGCCACAGGTCCTCACAGCCGAGCTGGTGTTCAACATGGCTAGTTGtttacctgagagagagaggggtcatatcacacacacagttgcatcaCAAACCCCAGTCACATACAGCCGTGCGCTAACACACATACAGCCGTGCgctaacacacatacaggtatccaagCACCAAAAGGAGTTATCTTTTgttctctcgcacacacacacctacgtACCAGTCCCACAGTCTGCGGCTGTtgttctctctcaaacacacacacacacacacctaccagtcTCACAGTCCCATAGTCTGCAGCTGTTGTCTGCCGATCCCGTCAGCACGTTCTTGGTGTCCCCTGAGAGCTTAAGTTAAGGACAACCAACAATCCTATTGCCTAACCCCTTTGTAAATTAATGTTGCCCATAACAAGGAACCGAAACAAAAATCCCAACACTCAATGGGGCTCGCGCAGCAGTTatagagcacaattggcccagcggcgTCCTGGtctggccggtgtaggccatcattgtaaatatgaaattatttttttaactgacttgcctagttaaataaaggttaactaaCTAAATAAAATGCCCTTCTAGAAACATCATATACACCCAAATCAAAACCCCCAACACTCAATGACCCTTCTAGAAACATCACCCAGACCTTTAAAGCTTTTTCATCAAACTGTCCCTTTTCTTTGATGGTCCTCaaacaaacatttttatttttgttgctgTAAAAATTCTCATTTTTGGAAAGGGCTTCAAATTAAGTTTAAAAATCTTGTTCATTATAAATGGCCATTATAAATGGTAACTAATTATTGATGGCCATTATAAATGGTAACTTGTACCACGGCGCACATGGCTGTTAAGAGGTCTTGAGTAAAAGGATACAGTCACAGTCCACACACCACAAAGCTCCAGTGTGTCCATTGTAAGTTCCAAGCCTCTCCCCGTTCACCGAGTACCACACGTTCGCTACCTGTCAATGaagcacgcgcgcacacacacacacacacacacacacacacacacacacacacacacacacacacacacacacacacacacacacacacacacacacacacacacacacacacacactgaattgtTCAACTTACTGGTGGACGAGTGATATATTTTCTACATACATGGCATTGTTCTGTGTTGTCTATAATTTCTTATTTACCGTGTCTTTGGCCACAGAGAATATCAAGTCTCCCTCTCGGTTGTATTTGATCTGTGTGATAGACCTCTCATGGCCCTGGAGCAAGATGGGTTTCTGCAAGGCACAAGAATAAGACATGTTATAGACATATTAACTGCACAGACAGTTTAATATTGCCAGCTTTTTTTTACTAGTACTAGCAGCTTGCTAACTGAACCAGTATTTAAAGAGACGAGACCGAAAAGAAGACTAAGAGATGTTTATAGCTGGCTAGTATCTAAATCTTCTAAAACTATTGAGAATGGGACTAACTTGCTACCTAGCTATGTGCTAACGGGTGGCTCATTGACTGTATGGAGAAGCAATCAAACATCTGGGGCAACCAAATAATAACTTATTAGCATTATGCTTAACATCGACAATGTTGGGGATGACCAGCGTCATAAAATGATCAACCAAAGAGGAGCCACATGTTTCGATGTACTTGCCAGCTTGTATTATACTATTAGCCAGCTCGACTGACAACGCATCATCCTTCTCATGCTAACGAGTTAGCCACCATCGAGCTATCTGGTAAACCATCTGCATAAACCGCCGACAATTTCCCTGAAGTTCAGCACATATTGGCTCATCAAATTTAAGCAGTTCTAAATATATACTCACCATAGCCGAAGCTTTACACTGGTCGCTTTATCCGTTGTAATCGTTATATGTGCCACAAAAAACGAGAAAGGATGAAGACTCGTGTTGTTCAGCGCCGGGACAAAGGCGGAAAAGGAGCGATAGTACTTCCGTGTCAAGCAGTGACCCCCCTGAACATTCTAAATGGCGCATTTTGCTCAGGCTAAAAGTGCCCCCCAGTGTCTAGTTTagatattatataataataatatatgccatttagcagacgcttttatccaaagcgacttagtcatgttcACTGGGATAAACTATTAAGGATGTAAAGAAAAGTCATTGGAAATACTCAGGTAATTTAAGAAGTTGTACAGCTGCAGTGAATTGTACATTGTTGCCAAGTTAAAAAGGTATTGGCTCAGTGGTTCTCGGCACTGCATCTCGGTAACACTATctgatcctggttcgagtccagactatcacaaccagctgtgattgggagtccccataggacggcgcacaattggcccagcgtcttctggGTTAAGTCGTCATTATaaatactgacttgcctagttaagtttTTTTGAAATGGTCAACGTCTCGAAAGTACTtgcaggggagggggggggggagaaataaAGACCAATGACCAAATCACAACATGTACATATTTTAATTAGCAAGACTTTAAGGATACAGGGTAAGAAAAATACATGGAAAATAAAATGGGGAAAACCCCAAAATAAGAGAAACCATCTTGGGTTCTTAATCAACATGGATGAATCCCTAAAACACATTTTGAAGCTCAGGAAAGTTAGTcagtctttattttatttttttatgtaatAAAGAAAAGTATTGCATTCCTCAAACGGCAGCCCCCAGAGCCAGACCAACACTACAAACTAAAACGAGGAAGACATGTGATGCTAACAAGGAAAGACTCTACAGAAATTATTCATGTACTTTCATTGCAATAAAGCTATCATTCTTCCAACATAACTCTGATGGTGAAAACTGAATGTTCCCCCCAGAGAGTATGAACACACTGACCGCACCACAGCATATACACATTGTGTCAACATAACACTACACAGTACAGAGAAAATAAGCAAGTTGTTTTGTGACACGGTTTATATAGAAGGAAGAATTTGCAATTAACCACTGAGGTTCAGGTTCAACATGTAGCACAGACAGTCTCACAAACAGGAACACCTTTTGCAACACAAATGTGAGTTTCTATTGGGAGAAATTCAGGTTGGTCCCTCCCCGTTAGATTCTGTTCGCTAacatttggttcctagtgaacaCACCCCAGGCCAGTGGGAAAGGGAGTTGATAATACCTTCTCAGTTAAGTGCTTCTCAAATCAAACGGACACAGAACTAGATAACAAATGCTAAGGTTGCATAGAAATCTGTTTAAACGTATTTTACTTGACCTGATTGAACCAAAACTTTTCCAAGGTGAGTTACAATCGTGTTAAAGATATGTATTCTCAGAAAGACACACGGAATAGAGAAAGTATCATTGGTAGCCACCTGTGTCAGTACATTTCCACATCCGTTTTCAGTGGAATCTATACATCCTTAAGCATAAACGATCACGTTCGCAAAGACAGCCAGCATGAAAACGTTAAAACATCCTACATTGGAACCTGTTGTAGAATGACATTGAAAAGCACGTCATACGAGTGTGGAATGGATACTTGCATATTGTGGGAATGAGGAGGAACGTCAAATTGGTCAATGAATTATTAAAAtgaaaatttaaaaaatagaaatatttgttatatatatatatatagcggtGTTTTGACTCTTCcttagatatatatatttttttaacagttGTATATCAAACAAATACAGTGTACAAACTCTGCTGTGCAGTCTTTGCAACATAAAGGAAGTCCAAAGTACAGAATGATATAAAGCAGAGTCGGGGTCAAATTCCACATTTTCCGAATTGAAAACTATTGAGGATAATTGAACGGAATTAAAACCCAACACTGATATAAAGAAGCAAACCCAAAACCAAACGAAAAAAACAAGGCTATTTTAGTCTAATCtccaggtgtattcattagtacaAACCGTAACAAAACATTTTGCAAGCGGGAAAACATTTAGCAATGAAAACAATTTTCTTGTTGGCCAAATTCAGCTCAGGTCCCTCCtcatttcaccccccccccccccccatttgctTTCAGTTGGTTCCTCGTGAATAAAACCCTGGTCTAAGAGCATTTTGTGTGGATCCAACGATACTGCAAGATTCATAAAGAATATCTACACCATCCCTTTAAGTGTTTTGATGCTCTGGACCTAAACAAGGACGTCTGAAATGGAATGAAAGTATATACACTCTGCTCTCTGTACCGAACGAAAGGTCAGGTGATTCCGACATGTGCTGATGAGTTAGCCATGCTTTCAGTGTGTTcaactttaaaaaataataataataaaaaataaaaatccaaGAATTCAAGTTTAACTGTGGCCGTACATTTGCAGATACACTACATCTTAACCTCTATGACTGACAGACACAcggacgcgcgcacacacacgaaAAAGAGGGACTGATGGAgacaagcacacacgcacacaaaataCCCTCCTGTCCCAACATCTTTACTGTAGATTTACCTTCCTAAGCAGCCAGTGTCCCAAATACCACCCTATTCCAACAGAGCTCTGgtgaaaaatagtgcactatatagggaatagggttccatagggctctggtctaaagtagtgcactatatagggaacaggcttccatagggctctggtctaaagtagtgcactatatagggaataggcttccatagggctctggtctaaagtagtgcactatatagggaatagggttccatagggctctggtctaaagtagtgcactatatagggaatagggtgccatttgggatgaagcctCTTTTTTAAGCTTGCTTTGCCCCGCATAAAAGCTGTGATTTCCATGAACATTTGTGTACTAGTCTCaaaggaaaatgttttaaaaataccaaaaaaacaaaacacGCAGGATGAAGAACCTCTAATAATCGTCCCTGActgacaccaccaccatcatcatcaccttcaACACTCCAGGAGCCAACAGAGTAGGTAGAAGCTGCTAACTGACTACAGATCCAGGGTCAGATGTTCTTGCACCGCCCTATTGGTTTTAAGTTGGACGTAAgggaatctgatcctagatctgtggttaggggaCAACTTTATCTAACTCTGGGGGAAATCATACAGACCCACACTCTTAACTCCCACAAATAGTGGCTTGGCTTGCAGGCTGGTAGTTGGTAATCGGTTGGTGAAGGGGAGACTGAGCGGTGTTGCCCAGGCAAGAGGTCTCATTCCTGGACAGTGAGGGTGGCTGCACAGGCCTGGTTCTCAGTGTCCAACTCTGGGCCGCAGTGGCAGCCGTGGGAGCAGGGTATTGGGGAGCTAGGG comes from Oncorhynchus gorbuscha isolate QuinsamMale2020 ecotype Even-year linkage group LG24, OgorEven_v1.0, whole genome shotgun sequence and encodes:
- the eif3i gene encoding eukaryotic translation initiation factor 3 subunit I — protein: MKPILLQGHERSITQIKYNREGDLIFSVAKDTVANVWYSVNGERLGTYNGHTGALWCVDCDWDTKNVLTGSADNSCRLWDCETGKQLAMLNTSSAVRTCGFDFSGNIIMFSTDKQMGYQCFLNYFDLRDPQQIEDNQPYLTVPCAESKITSAVWGPLGEFVIAGHENGEINQFSAKSGEVLKKVKEHNKQINDIQTSVDLTMVITASKDCSSKLFDSTTLDHIKSFKTERPVNSAAISPIMDHVVMGGGQEAMEVTTTSTRIGKFEARFFHAAYEEEFGRVKGHFGPINCVAFHPDGKSYSSGGEDGYTRIHHFDPQYFDFELEA